A single region of the Bacillus cereus genome encodes:
- a CDS encoding amino acid permease, which produces MANLFKKKSVTQLLGESKSKTLTKTLGAFDLTMLGIGAIIGTGVLVLTGLVAARDAGPAVIFSFMIAAIVCGFAALCYAEVASTLPVSGSVYTYSYATIGEFVAHLMGWTLLSVYVVTTAAVAGGWTGYFNNLVSGLGLEIPKALLTIPSQGGMVNLPAIIVTLVITWLLSRGTKESKRVNNIMVLIKIGIVVLFIAVGVFYVKPENWIPFAPYGLSGVFAGGAAVFFAFLGFDALATSAEEVKNPQRDLPIGIIASLVICTIIYVVVCLVMTGMVSYKELDVPEAMAYVLEVVGQDKVAGVIAIGAVIGIMAVIFAYIYATTRVFFAMSRDGLLPKSFAKINKKTEAPTFSVWLTGIGSALIAGFIDLKELSNLANIGALLTFAMVGVTVIILRKTHPKLQRGFMVPLVPILPIISVACCLFLMLNLPLTTWIYFGIWLAIGVVVYFVYSKKHSHLKDDGSSQDSLEKAN; this is translated from the coding sequence GTGGCCAACCTATTCAAAAAGAAATCCGTTACGCAATTGTTAGGGGAAAGTAAAAGTAAAACTTTGACGAAAACGCTAGGGGCATTTGACCTAACAATGCTAGGGATTGGTGCGATAATTGGTACAGGAGTTCTAGTATTAACGGGATTAGTAGCAGCAAGAGATGCTGGTCCAGCAGTTATTTTTTCATTTATGATTGCAGCAATCGTTTGTGGATTTGCAGCTTTATGTTATGCGGAGGTTGCATCTACACTTCCTGTTTCAGGTAGTGTGTACACATATTCATATGCAACAATTGGTGAATTTGTTGCCCATTTAATGGGATGGACATTGTTATCCGTATATGTCGTAACAACTGCCGCAGTAGCTGGCGGATGGACAGGTTATTTCAATAATTTAGTGAGTGGATTGGGACTTGAAATTCCAAAAGCATTGTTAACGATTCCATCGCAAGGTGGTATGGTGAACTTACCGGCAATTATCGTTACGTTGGTTATAACTTGGTTATTATCACGAGGTACGAAAGAAAGTAAGCGTGTGAATAACATAATGGTATTAATTAAAATTGGTATTGTTGTTTTATTCATTGCAGTTGGTGTATTCTACGTGAAACCAGAAAACTGGATACCATTTGCACCGTACGGCTTAAGTGGAGTCTTTGCCGGAGGAGCAGCAGTATTCTTCGCTTTCTTAGGATTTGATGCATTAGCAACTTCTGCTGAAGAAGTAAAAAATCCGCAACGTGATCTACCGATTGGTATTATTGCTTCGTTAGTTATTTGTACAATCATTTATGTTGTAGTTTGTCTCGTTATGACAGGTATGGTTTCTTACAAGGAATTAGATGTACCAGAAGCGATGGCATATGTACTAGAGGTTGTAGGGCAAGATAAAGTGGCTGGTGTAATCGCTATTGGAGCTGTAATCGGTATTATGGCTGTAATTTTCGCTTACATTTATGCGACAACACGTGTATTCTTCGCAATGAGCCGTGACGGTTTATTACCAAAATCTTTTGCGAAAATTAACAAGAAGACAGAAGCACCAACATTTTCAGTTTGGTTAACAGGAATTGGTAGTGCTTTAATTGCTGGATTTATCGATTTAAAAGAATTGTCGAATTTAGCGAATATTGGAGCGTTATTAACATTTGCGATGGTTGGTGTAACTGTCATCATTCTTCGTAAAACACATCCGAAATTACAACGTGGATTTATGGTACCACTTGTACCAATCTTACCGATTATTTCAGTTGCATGCTGTCTATTCTTAATGCTAAATTTACCATTAACAACATGGATTTACTTCGGTATTTGGTTAGCAATCGGAGTGGTTGTATACTTTGTTTATTCGAAAAAACATAGTCATTTAAAAGACGATGGAAGTTCGCAAGATAGTTTAGAAAAAGCTAATTAA